The Buteo buteo chromosome 3, bButBut1.hap1.1, whole genome shotgun sequence genome has a window encoding:
- the SDC2 gene encoding syndecan-2 produces MRGVWLALTVSFVACASGQPRADLTSDKDLYLDNSSVEEASGVYPIDDDDYSSGSGSGAEEDEDSSVITTSRTLPKLPTTSDASRAETTTVKMQTKVPAQTKSPEEIDKEERPETDAKKKSDEPGDDTDVFTEKHSENLFQRTEVLAAVIAGGVIGFLFAIFLILLLVYRMRKKDEGSYDLGERKPSCAAYQKAPTKEFYA; encoded by the exons AGAGCAGATTTGACCTCTGATAAAGATTTATACCTTGACAACAGCTCTGTTGAAGAAGCATCAGGCGTCTATCCaattgatgatgatgattattcATCTGGGTCAGGTTCAG GTGCTGAAGAAGATGAGGATAGTTCAGTGATAACAACATCCAGAACACTTCCAAAGTTACCGACAACTAGTGATGCATCTAGGGCTGAGACCACCACGGTGAAAATGCAGACCAAGGTGCCTGCACAAACAAAG TCACCTGAAGAAATTGATAAAGAGGAAAGGCCTGAGACAGATGCCAAGAAAAAGAGTGATGAGCCAGGGGATGACACTGACGTGTTCACTGAGAAGCATTCAGAAAACCTCTTCCAGAGAACAGAAGTTCTGGCAG CTGTTATTGCTGGTGGAGTTATCGGTTTTCTTTTCGCAATCTTCCTTATCCTGCTGCTGGTATATCGCATGAGAAAGAAGGATGAAGGCAGTTACGACCTTGGTGAACGTAAACCATCCTGTGCTGCCTATCAAAAGGCACCTACTAAGGAGTTTTACGCGTAA